The genomic window taaaatggttttctttagtGTATGTGGTGTGTTTTGTTGCTTTTGTGCTGAGTTCAAACTATTGCGATCATTAAAATAACAAAAGTACAGCCCAGGGAGGCAATTCTGTCCAACGTATAAATACCAAGCTGTGTGCAGCGGTGAAACATTCAGTCAGTTAGTCAGCTAACTCTGAGCTCAAAATGGGAAAGGCAAGGATAAATCTGAGATATTATATTATAGTAGAACACTTCTTGCCAGATTTGACAAGTTATTAACTAATTATTCGGCCATTTTATCCACAGATCATCTTTTACGAGGACAGGAACTTCCAGGGTCGGCACTATGAGTGCAGCACTGACTGTGCCGACCTGTCCCCTTACTTCAGTCGCTGTAACTCTGTccgtgtggacagtgactggtgGGTGATGTATGAGAGACCCAATTACATGGGATACCAGTATGTTCTGAGCAGGGGAGATTATCCTGACTACCAGCGCTGGATGGGATTCAATGACAACATCAGGTCATGTCGCTCCTACCCATACGTAAGTTTCCTTTGGTGACTTTTGCATGTAACCCGGATGGATGAGTGAAAAATGATAAGTAGTTGGGCAGTTGAGTTTCTTGATTTGAACTGAAGAAATCCTTAGCTGTTTTACCAATATTTTGTGTGTGGAGCATCTAAATATGCTTAATGTGAAAATGATAACTCATACAAATCATTTTCTCAAATgtatatgggggagggggaacagtcacaagtcgtgctgcacgtcggcaccaaagacataggtaagagaggggatggggatttaaaacaggaattcagggagctagggtggaagctgagagccaggacaaaacaggttgtcatctctggtacgttgccggtgccacgggatagcgagctgaggaacagggagagagtgcagttaaacacatggatgcagggatggtgtaggagggagggtttcagctatgtggataattggaacactttctggggaaggtgggacctgtaccaacaggacggagTGCACCTGAACCAGCGGGGCACCAAtaccctgggagggaaatttgctacagctcttcggggggggtggcgggggtgggggggggagggggggggagggggtttaaactaatttgtcagggggatgggaaaaggaattgtagtccggaggtcagtgagtgtagtgaggtactgggaacggtatcatggtcaaaggtgggtaccagcagacaagaaggtgggttgaagtgcgtctacttcaatgcaaagagcatccaaaataaggtaggtgaatttggggcgtggattggcacttgggactacgatgttgtggccattacggagacatgggtagaacaaggacaggaatggttgttggaagttccggggtatatatgtttcagtaagtgtagggtagctggtaaaagaggtggaggagtggcactgttaatcaaggagagtctaacggctgcagaaaggcattttgaaggggatctgcctacagaggtaatatgggctgaggttaggaataggaaaggagcggtcacgttgttaggagtttactataggcccccaaatagtaatagagatgtggagcaagaaattgctaagcagattatggatacgtgtgggggtcacagggtagttgtcatgggggactttaactttccaaatattgattggagcctttataggtcgaatagttcggatggggcagtttttgtgcagtgtgtgcaggaggggttcctgacacaatatgtggataagccgacaagaggtggggccacattggatttggtaatgggaaatgaaccgggccaagtgttggatttggttgtgggagagcactttggagatagtgaccacaattcagtgtcttttgttattgcaatggagagggatagggccatgcggcagggcatagtttacaattgggggagaggtaattatgatgcaatcaggtgggaattaggaagcataggatgggaacaaaaattgtcagggaaaggcactaatgaaaagtggaactttttcaaggaacaaatactgcgtgtccttgataggtatgtccctgccaggcagagaggaaatggccgagtgagggaaccatggttcacaaaagaggtggaatgtcttgtcaagaggaagaaggaagcatatgtaaggttgagaaaacaaggttcagttggctcgatggagggttacaagttagcaagaaatgagctgaaaaaggggcttaggagagctaggagggggcatgagaagtccttggcgggtcggatcaaggaaaaccccaaggctttttactcttatgtgaggaataaaagaatgaccagggtgaggttggggccggtcaagaacggcagtgggaatttgtgcatggagtcagaagagataggagaggtgatgaatgaatacttttcttcggtgttcaccaaggagaggggccatgtttttgaggaagagagggtgtcacaggctgataggctggaggaagtagatgttcggagggaagatgtactagcaattttgaataaactgaaagttgataagtcccctgggcctgatgaaatatatcctaggagtctttgggaggaaagggatgagatagcagagcttttggcattgatctttgcgtcctcactgtccacgggggtggtgccagaggactggagagtggcgaatgtggttcctctgtttaagaaagggaatagaaatgaccctggtaattacaggctggttaatcttacttcggtggtcggtaagttgatggaaaaggtcctcagggataggatttacgaccatttagaaagatgcagcttaatccgggatagtcagcacggatttgtgaagggcaagtcttgcctcacaaattcgaTAGAATTttgtgaggaggtaactaagtatgtagatgaaggtcgggcagttgatgtcatatacatggattttagtaaggcgtttgacaaagtcccccatggtcggcttatgaagaaagtaaggatgtgtgggatagagggaagtttggccgattggataggtaactggctatctaacagaagacagagggtggtggtggtggatggaaaattttcggactggaaaccggttaccagcggagtgtcacagggatcagtgcttggtcctctgctatttgtcatttttataaatgacttggaggagggggctgaagggtggatcagtaaatttgctgatgacaccaagattggtggtgtagtggatgaggtggagggctgttgtaggctgcaaagagatatagataggatgcagagctgggctgaaaaatggcaaatggagtttaaccctgacaaatgcgaggtgattcattttggtaggacaaatttaaatgtggattatagggtcaaaggtagggttctgaagaatgtggaggaacagagagatcttggggttcatatccatagatctctgaaggttgccgctcaagtggatagagccgtgaagaaggcctatagtgtgttggcgttcattaacaggggggttgagtttaagagccgtggggttatgctgcaactgtacaggaccttggtgagaccacatttggaatattgtgtgcagctctagtcacctcattataagaaggatgtggagacactggaaagagtgcaaaggagatttaccaggatgctgcctggtttggagggtaggtcttatgaggaaaggttgagggaacttgggcttttctctttggagcggaggaggttgagaggagacttgatagaggtttataagatgatgagggggacagatagagtgaacgttcaaagactatttcctcgggtgaatggagtggtaactagggggcataactatagggttcatggtgggagatataggaaggatgtccgaggtaggttttttactcagagagtggttggggtgtggaatggactgcctgcagtgagagtggagtcagaaactttaggaacatttaagaagctattggataggcacatggagtacttcgggatgatagggaggaaatagcttgatctgggtttcagacaaagctcagcacaacaacgtgggccgaagggcctgtgctgtgctgtactgttctatgttctatatgtacaATTAATTATACTTAAATATTAAAACCATGAAACctacagcaaaaaacaaggattgtaagaaaagggagaaccagccgtggataacgaaggaaataaaggagagtattaaaataaaaacagctgcgtacagagtggccaaaaatagtggagaaacaagtgattgggaaaaatttaagaaacaacaaagagagactaagaaagcgatcaagaaaggaaggatagactatgaagctaggctagcaattaatataaaaaatgatagtaaaagtttttataaatatataaaaaggaatagagtggctagagtgaatgttggacccttggaggacgagaggggggagttaatagtgggaaatgaggatatggctgagtctttaaatcagttttttgtgtcggtcttcacggtggaggacacaaatagtttgccaaatattaacgatagagggttggcagcaggagaaatacttaatacaattaatgttaccagagaggcagtgctgggtagactaatgggactgaaggtggataagtccccgggtccggatggaatgcatcccagggtattgaaagaaatgtcagaggtaatagtggatgcgttagtgattatttatcaaaactcgttgcattctggggtagtgccggttgattggaaaacggctaatgttacgccgctgtttaaaaaaggaaggagacaaaaggcgggtaactataggccggtcagcttaacgtctgtagtagggaaaatgctggaatccattattaaagaggagatagcagggcatctggatagaaatggttcgatcaatcagacgtagcatggattcatgaggggaaagtcgtgcttgacgaacatgttggatttttatgaagatgtgactagggcggttgatggaggagaaccggtggatgcggtgtttttggatttccaaaaggcgtttgataaggtgccccataaaaggctgctgaagaagattagggcacacggagttgggggtagtgtgttaaagtggattggggactggctatccgacaggaagcaaagagtcggaataaatgggtgtttttccggttggaggaaggtaactagtggcgtgccgcagggaacggtactcgggccgcaactatttaccatttatatagatgatctggaggaggggacggagtgtagggtaacgaagtttgcagacgacacaacgataagtggaaaagtgaatcgtgtggaggacggagaagatctgcagagagatttggacaggctgagtgagtgggcgaggatatggcaaatggagtataacgttgataaatgcgaggttatacactttggaggaaataataacaaatgggattactatctcaatggaaacaaattaaaacatgctaccgtgcaaagggacctgggggtccttgtgcatgagacgcaaaagcccagtctgcaggtacaacaggtgatcaagaaggcaaatgggatgttggcctctattgcgaaggggatagaatataaaagcagggatgtcttgatgcacctgtacagggcattggtgaggccgcagctggaatactgtgtgcagtattggtccccttatatgaggaaggatatattggcattggagggagtgcagagaaggttcacccccaggttgataccggagatgaggggtttggattatgaggagaggctgaggagattgggtttgtactcgttggagtttagaaggatgaggggggatcttatggagacttataagataatgcgggggctggatagggtggaggcagagagattctttccaattagtaaggaagttaaaactagaggacacagcctcaaaataaaggggggtcggtttaagacagagttgagaaggaacttcttctcccagagggtggtgaatctctggaattctctgcccactgaggtggtggaggctacctcgctgaatatgtttaaagcgcggatggatggattcctgatcggtaagggaattaagggttatggggatcaggcgggtaagtggtactgatccacgtcagatcagccatgatcttattgaatggcggggcaggctcgaggggctagatggcctactcctgctcctatttcttatgttcttatgttcttatgttcttatacatgGGTTGAAAGTGTAAAGAGAAAACAATAATATTATTAGAAGTTGGTTTGCATTATGCAACTATTTAGAGCTAAAAGCCCTGGAGTTGCTGGTTTGATTGTAAGTATACTCTTTTTAATGAGATTGAAAATGTTAGGCCTTATTAATAGACATTCTATCCAATTGCAATATTCTATTACTCAGTGAGGTAGAAAGACCATCAGTTCCCAATGTGGAACAGAAATTAACATTAATATGAAAATAAATCTGTAAGGCCCAACTGGAATCCAGCCTGAAAATAATGTTCGAAAGAGTTCACCATTTTTTGTAACACTTTGAAGGAGGGATGCATGGGAATTTAGTCAACAGATAATGAATTCAATTGTTCGGTAATATCATTTACGACTCTTCATTTATTCCCTGCTCCACAGAAGGCTGCCTTTCTAATTGTTAAGTCCATTACACATGTGGTGTTATTTCTATTCCAGTACCGAGGTGGCAACTACAGAATGAAGATTTACGAGAGGCCTGACTTTGGGggacagatgatggaattcaTGGATGACTGTCCCTCTGTCTACGATCGTTTCCGTCACCGTGACATTCACTCCTCCCATGTGATGGACGGTTACTGGACCTTCTATGAACATCCCAACTACAGAGGCCGACAGTACTTCATGAGACCCGGTGAATACAAGAGATACAGTGACTGGGGCGGCTACAACTCAACTATCGGATCTTTCAGACGCATGAGAGAATTCTAGATTGTTCTTGATAAATGTGATTCCTCTTTGCTGAAATATTATTGAAAATAATAAAACCTCCTGTCACTCACAGTCAAGGTTTTCATTTATTTGTGGATTGTTGTGGAGATCATTAGAAATTTCCTGGAACTGAATTCTCATCTTCGCCATTTTACACCTGTAATCTCAGCTCATGAATATATCTCATCGGCAAAATGCAGATTTCGGAATAAACCTTGTCCATATCGTTAATAATTTAATATATTGACTCAGTGAAATTGAGAGGCTCATCCGAGTCTTCCAACTCTCCATAAATATGGGaatggtgccagagaactggaacaTTGAAATTGTTTTTACAGAAAAATAGTGTAAATCCAGCAGCTACGGTCTTGTCACCTTGTGGTGTGGGAGAACCTTTGCTAATATTGCCTGGGATCACATTTACAGTTATTTTGCCGAGTGTAGAGTAAGAAAACTCAGCACGGACATGTTAAAGTCAAATCATGTTTATCTTTggcaaaagcttttgacaaagggtcacatggactcaaaacatcagttaTCTTCTTccctgccagacctgatgagattttccagcattttctcttttcatttcatgtttatttattttgtttgggCATTTATGATAAAATAGCAGATTGGACAGATGAGGGTCATGTGGTTAATGTGGATTTCTAAAGGACAATTGATAAACTGCCACATATTCGGCATGTCGGCAAAATTGAAGCTAATGAAATATGAGGGAAAGCAGCCACAAACTCACAaagttggctcagtgacaggaaacacggAGTAATTGTGAATGATTACAGACAACCTGAAGCTATACAGTGGGTGTCCTGCATGGGAATCATAACTTCtagcaagaaactatactttgttttacagggcacaatttcaaaagacGCTGCTGACAAAAAACGTGGAGGTATTTTAAACTGTGAGGAAGATACAGATAGACTTTAAGAACATAGAgagaggctggtggaatgggtgaaCACATGGCCAAGACATTCAATGCAGAGAACcctgagttgattcattttgttGGGAAGAGTGAATAGTGGCAATATAAAAGGAAGCACAATTCTGAAATGTTACACAAACtcacagagctggagccatatacacacacatcactgaattgagcaagtggttaaaaaggcagaCGCGATCATTAGATTTCGAAAAAGAGGAATGGAAAATAAAGGCAAGAACTTTTTGATGAATTGTTATAAAGCACTGTTTGGGTCTGAACTGAATTCTTATTTCCAATTCTACATAGCGAATTTAGGATGAAGGTAAAAGTTGTAACaatggtgcagaaaagattcaggagAGTTGTTTCAGGCATGAGGGCCTTCAGTTGGGTGgatagattagagaagctgggattgttctcctgacagaagagaaggttcagAGATGATTTGATGGGTGTGTTTAAAGTTCTGAGGAGTCTGGACAAATTAAATAGAAAGGTGCTGTTTCCTTTGGTGGATGGGTTGAGAAACAGAGGACAaccatttaaggtgattggtaaaaggAAACCAACATGATGAAAAGCATCGTAAATATTGATCTGTTTTGCATTACTGGACAGCGTGTTAAAGGTTTCAAGAGAGAACTGTACAAGCACAGGAAGAGAAAAACTTTGCCATGCTTCATGGAATGAGTGAGGTTTGAGAACCATTCATGGTGCTCGAGCACCAACCGGCACCAATATGGTATCAAAATCTTTGGTggtgggtgatgcgcgatataacacacgagaggctggatgtactcgggaaataaaggcttttattgccaacaataacagagctactatatacagtatatgatcccagactaaagggtcaccaggcagagcagtgacctttatacctctcccaggaggcggagccaactggggtgtaccataggactatattaacaggtagaacagcccaaccctaaccccaacagtaagatatctacagactcatagtactggccagaccatggctcagcactacctggtgggaaccaacaatggttcgccACAGTGGGCAGTTCAATGACTGCATGAAATGAAGCAGAGATTAATGcctatgtgtgtgcgagagagagagagagagagattgaaaatgTAGCTGTACCAATGATTGAGGACCACCATTCCCCAGGTGTTAGAACTGGTACCATTAAATTATATTGTATACCAGTTAATTGGAAGAGAAAATAGAAACACAACTGGCTGAAATTTCAAATTGAATCAAGTTGTAATTGCAAATAATGAAGAACAAGTTGGTCACCTACAATGTCATGAGATTCGGGAAGTGTAATAAACATTGGAACTTTAAATTAACATAATGTAGCAGaggaaaggatctgggtgtattgGTGAATGGCAGTGCTGTGTAATGCAAGTACATCTTGGGTTATATTGCACATGGAACTGAAGACAAATCACACTGGCTGGAATGTTCATGGTTTGCAGgagctgcctgacaggaacataggaatggaggtcataggagcaggagtaggtcatgatCTGAACATAAATAGTGTCATTGCCGATAGAAAGATACTGAATGATACTGATGCAA from Mustelus asterias chromosome 14, sMusAst1.hap1.1, whole genome shotgun sequence includes these protein-coding regions:
- the LOC144503979 gene encoding gamma-crystallin S-1-like, whose amino-acid sequence is MSAKLKLMKYEGKQPQTHKQLISQQNKTLRPFNLQAKEKLSPATGDEGNECKMTVPSIIFYEDRNFQGRHYECSTDCADLSPYFSRCNSVRVDSDWWVMYERPNYMGYQYVLSRGDYPDYQRWMGFNDNIRSCRSYPYYRGGNYRMKIYERPDFGGQMMEFMDDCPSVYDRFRHRDIHSSHVMDGYWTFYEHPNYRGRQYFMRPGEYKRYSDWGGYNSTIGSFRRMREF